A genomic region of Phragmites australis chromosome 2, lpPhrAust1.1, whole genome shotgun sequence contains the following coding sequences:
- the LOC133909835 gene encoding dof zinc finger protein 4-like, which translates to MVRVAAPMEAGQVVEGRAAAGGGGGAGGGRPELAGLPCPRCESTDTKFCYYNNYNQAQPRHFCKGCRRYWTRGGALRNVPVGGGTRKATPGGRRKRGAQAAQASPTPLSASAPYATQRPYELSFAPALASPLAAVDPDRRLLDLGGSFSALLAPAPAPVGHFSAGFLVGGLAHAVPPALPPPPQQQQPVSQALPEGLIWSMGWPDLSI; encoded by the coding sequence ATGGTTCGTGTCGCGGCGCCCATGGAGGCGGGTCAGGTGGTGGAGGGgagggcggcggccggcggcggtggaggagcgggaggagggagGCCGGAGCTGGCGGGGCTGCCGTGCCCGCGGTGCGAGTCCACCGACACCAAGTTCTGCTACTACAACAACTACAACCAGGCGCAGCCGCGGCACTTCTGCAAGGGGTGCCGCCGCTACTGGACGCGCGGGGGCGCGCTCCGCAACGTCCCCGTCGGCGGCGGCACGCGAAAAGCCACccccggcggccgccgcaagcGAGGCGCCCAGGCCGCGCAGGCGTCGCCAACGCCCCTCTCGGCGTCGGCGCCCTACGCCACGCAGCGGCCCTACGAGCTGTCCTTCGCGCCGGCCCTGGCATCGCCGCTGGCGGCAGTGGACCCGGACCGACGGCTGCTCGACCTCGGCGGCAGCTTCAGCGCGCTGctcgcgcccgcgcccgcgccggtCGGCCACTTCTCCGCCGGGTTCCTCGTTGGCGGGCTCGCGCACGCGGTGCCTCCTGctctgccaccgccaccacagcagcagcagccagtgtCCCAGGCGTTGCCGGAGGGCTTGATCTGGAGCATGGGGTGGCCGGACCTGTCCATCTAG